In one window of Pseudomonadota bacterium DNA:
- a CDS encoding manganese efflux pump MntP family protein produces MDLLTVYIIALALAVDAFAVALATGVCLPVVGFRHTFRLGWHFGLFQGGMAIIGWSLGLTFRSLIEHFDHWLAFAFLAAVGLKMIFESFSKDDTCERTADPTRGASLIILSVATSIDALAVGLSFSLLGTSIWLPALIIGVVATLLTIFGLHLGKIIRGAAKLGHFAEGFGGFVLIGIGIKILHDHGVF; encoded by the coding sequence ATGGATCTGCTGACCGTATACATCATTGCTCTGGCCCTGGCGGTTGACGCCTTTGCCGTCGCTCTGGCCACCGGGGTCTGCCTGCCGGTGGTCGGCTTTCGCCACACCTTCCGTCTGGGCTGGCATTTCGGCCTGTTTCAGGGGGGCATGGCCATTATCGGCTGGTCGCTGGGCCTCACCTTCCGCTCCCTGATTGAACATTTCGATCACTGGCTGGCCTTTGCCTTTCTCGCGGCGGTCGGCCTGAAAATGATCTTCGAATCCTTCTCGAAAGACGATACCTGTGAGCGCACCGCCGACCCGACCCGGGGAGCTTCCCTGATCATTTTGTCGGTGGCGACCAGTATTGACGCACTGGCGGTGGGATTAAGCTTTTCGCTCCTCGGAACAAGCATCTGGCTGCCGGCCCTGATCATCGGGGTGGTCGCGACCCTGCTTACCATCTTTGGCCTTCATCTCGGAAAAATAATCCGGGGAGCGGCAAAACTCGGTCATTTCGCCGAAGGTTTCGGCGGGTTTGTCCTGATCGGTATCGGCATCAAAATCCTTCACGATCACGGCGTTTTCTAG
- a CDS encoding rhodanese-like domain-containing protein, which translates to MKRIIQLLCLSFCCLAAVSCSGEKPAAEKKSAVVPAARPAAAPAQQSRQAGIFRTISPGEAQNLIATKKDLLLVDVRNPQELREGFIANSRLVPFWEIAKGQTSLPENQPLLLICAVGGRSYAVGQFLNRKGYPEVYNLQGGISAWKAAGLPLQYQ; encoded by the coding sequence ATGAAAAGAATTATTCAGCTCCTCTGTCTCTCTTTCTGTTGTCTGGCAGCGGTATCCTGTTCTGGTGAAAAGCCGGCAGCCGAGAAGAAGAGCGCAGTGGTTCCTGCGGCCAGGCCTGCCGCAGCGCCGGCCCAGCAGAGCCGGCAGGCCGGGATTTTCAGGACGATATCCCCCGGTGAGGCACAGAACCTGATCGCCACCAAAAAAGATCTCCTGCTCGTTGATGTCAGAAACCCGCAGGAACTGCGGGAGGGATTTATCGCAAACTCCAGGCTGGTTCCTTTCTGGGAGATCGCCAAAGGGCAGACCAGCCTGCCGGAAAACCAGCCCCTGCTCCTGATCTGTGCGGTGGGCGGCAGAAGCTATGCGGTGGGCCAGTTTTTAAACCGGAAAGGGTATCCCGAGGTCTATAATCTGCAAGGCGGGATCTCGGCCTGGAAAGCGGCCGGGCTGCCGTTGCAGTATCAGTAG
- the thiC gene encoding phosphomethylpyrimidine synthase ThiC has product MSIREDAINGTVTPLFEACATNEGFALKDLMAGVAAGTIAIPKNNHHDFERIMAIGKGVSTKVNANIGASKDYPEIGQELQKLCVCLKAGADTVMDLSMGDNLNEVRREILKSCPIPLGTVPIYQSIAEVVEKQKKQIGEVTVDQIFNTIEQQAIDGVDFMTLHCGITRSTLERVRNHERIIGVVSRGGSFTIEWMSYNNKENPLYERFDDLLAILKEHEVTLSLGDGIRPGCLADATDRGQVQELIHLGELTQRAWEAGVQVIIEGPGHMPMNQIEANILLQKRLCHNAPFYVLGPLVTDIAPGYDHITGAIGGAIAAAAGADYLCYVTPAEHLKLPSADDVRDGVIASRIAAHAADIAKGLPGALDKDIAMAKCRNNLDWKGQIDLSMDPEKARRYRDEGGSYKGDACSMCGSYCAIKVYKRATSPKRLNN; this is encoded by the coding sequence ATGAGTATTCGTGAAGACGCTATTAACGGCACAGTGACCCCGCTTTTTGAGGCCTGCGCCACCAACGAAGGATTCGCGCTGAAAGACCTGATGGCAGGTGTTGCCGCAGGCACCATCGCCATTCCCAAGAACAACCACCACGATTTTGAACGGATCATGGCCATCGGCAAAGGGGTTTCCACCAAGGTAAACGCCAATATCGGCGCCTCCAAGGACTATCCGGAGATCGGCCAGGAACTGCAGAAACTCTGCGTCTGCCTGAAGGCCGGGGCCGACACGGTCATGGACTTGAGCATGGGCGACAATCTGAACGAGGTCCGCCGCGAGATCCTGAAAAGCTGTCCCATTCCCCTCGGCACAGTGCCGATTTATCAGTCAATCGCCGAGGTGGTTGAGAAACAGAAAAAACAGATCGGCGAAGTCACCGTCGACCAGATCTTCAACACCATTGAGCAGCAGGCCATCGACGGTGTCGACTTCATGACCCTCCATTGCGGCATCACCCGTTCCACCCTGGAAAGGGTCAGGAACCATGAACGGATCATCGGCGTGGTCAGCCGCGGCGGCTCGTTCACCATCGAGTGGATGAGTTACAACAACAAGGAAAACCCGCTCTACGAACGATTTGACGACCTGCTTGCGATCCTGAAAGAACACGAGGTCACCCTCAGTCTGGGCGACGGCATCCGACCGGGCTGCCTGGCCGATGCCACCGACCGCGGCCAGGTCCAGGAGCTGATTCATCTCGGCGAATTGACCCAGAGGGCGTGGGAGGCCGGAGTTCAGGTCATTATCGAAGGCCCCGGCCACATGCCGATGAACCAGATCGAAGCCAATATCCTCTTGCAGAAGCGTTTATGCCATAACGCCCCGTTCTATGTACTGGGGCCGCTGGTCACCGATATCGCTCCCGGATACGATCATATCACCGGAGCAATCGGCGGGGCGATTGCCGCTGCCGCCGGCGCCGACTACCTTTGTTATGTCACCCCCGCCGAACACCTCAAGCTTCCCAGTGCCGACGATGTCCGCGACGGGGTCATCGCCTCCCGGATCGCCGCCCACGCCGCCGATATCGCCAAGGGGCTGCCCGGCGCCCTCGACAAGGATATCGCGATGGCCAAATGCCGGAACAATCTCGACTGGAAAGGGCAAATCGACCTCTCCATGGACCCGGAAAAAGCCAGACGCTACCGTGATGAGGGCGGCTCCTATAAAGGGGATGCCTGCTCGATGTGCGGCTCCTACTGTGCGATCAAGGTGTACAAGCGGGCCACCTCGCCGAAACGCCTGAACAATTAA
- the htpG gene encoding molecular chaperone HtpG: MSPKTETREFQAEVKKMLDIVIHSLYTERDIFLRELISNSADALEKFRHQRLLDENVFDDHLSLEIKIDCNDKEHVLTITDTGIGMTRDELVDNLGTIAHSGSKTFLTHLDESARKEVNLIGQFGVGFYAAFMVAESVSVQSRSYLKDEEGHEWSSDGTGSYTISPCTGIHRGTKIIIRLKKDAYQYADESEIKRIITRYSSFVSFPIKVGGEEVNTVQALWARSKSEIKDEEYNEFYKFIGNAVDEPSYRLHFTADAPLAIKALLFSPKENFESLGFGRVDPGVSLYCRKVLIEQHSKNILPDWLRYLKGVVDSEDMPLNISRQALQDNALVVKINRLLTKRYLKHLEEEAKADPDKYLEFWRDFGIYLKEGVTSDFTHREAIAKLLRFESSATEPGKMISLEDYVGRMREGQDKIYYINGPSREALESGPYVEAFRKRKLEIIYTLEPIDDFAFSHLGEFAGKKLVSADRADLELPEVADESGGKDEAPGESVAGDRLDTLVKWMQEVLGTRIKEVQVSKRLEGSPAIIVNPDGFMTSSMERIMRAAKHDSGLAVFGNKNLEINPRHQLIRGLDSLRDSDEEFARSIVEQIHDNAMIQAGLMVEPRDMVERSYRILERAVGKGNEK; encoded by the coding sequence ATGTCACCCAAGACCGAAACCAGGGAATTTCAGGCCGAAGTCAAGAAGATGCTGGATATCGTGATCCACTCTCTTTATACCGAGCGGGATATTTTCCTGCGCGAGCTGATCTCCAACAGCGCCGATGCCCTGGAAAAGTTCCGCCATCAGAGGCTCCTTGACGAGAATGTCTTTGACGACCACCTGTCCCTTGAAATCAAAATCGACTGCAACGACAAAGAGCATGTGCTGACCATCACCGATACCGGGATCGGCATGACCCGTGACGAGCTGGTCGACAACCTGGGGACCATTGCCCATTCCGGGTCGAAAACATTTTTGACCCACCTCGACGAAAGCGCCAGAAAGGAAGTGAACCTGATCGGCCAGTTCGGGGTGGGTTTTTACGCCGCGTTCATGGTGGCGGAAAGCGTTTCCGTGCAGTCGCGTTCGTATCTCAAGGACGAAGAGGGGCATGAGTGGTCATCGGACGGGACCGGCAGTTACACCATTTCCCCGTGCACCGGCATTCATCGCGGCACAAAGATCATCATCAGGCTGAAGAAAGATGCGTACCAGTATGCCGATGAATCGGAGATCAAAAGGATCATTACCCGCTACTCGAGCTTTGTCAGCTTTCCGATCAAGGTCGGCGGCGAGGAGGTCAATACGGTCCAGGCACTCTGGGCCCGGAGCAAGTCCGAGATCAAGGACGAAGAGTATAATGAGTTTTATAAGTTTATCGGCAATGCCGTTGATGAGCCGAGTTACCGACTGCACTTTACCGCCGATGCCCCTCTGGCGATCAAGGCCCTCCTCTTCAGCCCCAAGGAGAATTTCGAATCCCTCGGCTTCGGTCGGGTCGATCCGGGAGTGAGCCTTTACTGCCGGAAGGTGCTGATCGAACAACACAGCAAGAACATTCTCCCCGATTGGCTCCGGTACCTGAAGGGGGTGGTCGACAGCGAGGACATGCCGCTTAATATCTCACGCCAGGCGTTGCAGGATAACGCCCTGGTGGTCAAGATCAACCGGCTGCTCACCAAGCGCTACCTGAAACACCTTGAGGAGGAGGCCAAGGCTGATCCCGATAAATATCTGGAATTCTGGAGGGATTTTGGTATTTATCTGAAAGAAGGGGTCACCTCTGATTTCACCCACCGGGAAGCGATCGCGAAACTGCTCCGCTTTGAGTCTTCGGCAACGGAGCCGGGCAAGATGATCTCCCTGGAAGACTATGTCGGGCGGATGCGGGAGGGGCAGGACAAGATTTACTACATCAACGGCCCGAGCCGTGAGGCTTTGGAGTCCGGCCCGTATGTCGAGGCTTTCCGGAAAAGAAAGCTTGAGATTATATACACCCTTGAGCCGATCGATGACTTTGCCTTCAGTCACCTCGGGGAATTTGCCGGCAAGAAGCTGGTGTCCGCCGACCGGGCAGACCTTGAGCTGCCGGAAGTTGCCGATGAGAGCGGAGGGAAAGATGAGGCTCCAGGTGAAAGTGTCGCCGGAGACCGGCTGGACACCCTGGTGAAATGGATGCAGGAAGTACTCGGGACGAGAATCAAGGAAGTCCAGGTCTCGAAAAGGCTCGAAGGCAGCCCGGCGATCATCGTCAACCCCGACGGGTTCATGACCAGCAGCATGGAGAGGATCATGAGGGCCGCAAAGCACGACAGCGGACTTGCGGTCTTCGGCAACAAGAATCTGGAGATCAACCCCCGCCATCAGTTGATCCGTGGTCTCGACTCCCTGCGGGACTCCGATGAGGAGTTTGCCCGGAGCATCGTGGAGCAGATCCACGACAATGCGATGATCCAGGCAGGATTGATGGTGGAGCCGCGGGATATGGTCGAGCGCAGCTACCGGATCCTGGAACGGGCCGTGGGAAAAGGCAATGAAAAGTGA